TCTTgattatggattagagtagcttgATTGTTTATCCtctcgcatttacactatttCGCACTTAGAaataagttagtgtaaaatctatcaagccgtaactttaatttgggggtctaaacagctcttgtgtttttaacacattttcaagctttcagtcaacaatattgatcttatgggaatagttacataaaatattaagagaaaaatgttttatattacaatctactaaaaatgcttttttaatatttaaaccTTTCTATTATTTATATCACTAACATGTTTTACAGCTACCACATGTGGTAACTTAAATCTTAATATTCTTAagtttttttggcaaaaaaaaaaaaaaatgaaaaaaaaaaaagttgtcacaAAAGAGGATTTCATGTAAAGttttttgcaaaatgaaataCCTATTTTGTAAGGCCACCAAACTTGATAATTTACAAATGGTGGAACCACTCACAATAATATTTGCATAGTTATATAGTTCCCGCTAAAGCAATCAAGCATACTTTTAGCctttcaaaaacacacatctaCCGGTGGTTAAACGTTCATCTTGGgtagttttaacttttcatataattttactttcatatattcatctatatttatatatttttttctattaaaaaaactttcatGTAGATATTTATCTGAaaacaatgaaataatgattcatgaataataaaaaacaaaaaatattatctatACATATTCATCTTGTGCAGTtgtaactttacatataattttgcatttatatattcatctactttaatttaaatgtttataactaaataatgaaATCTATGAACaaggtaattaaaaaaaatcatatttctaCTCCTCAAAAAgtcaccaattttatttttcaaaaaaagaccttttacatttccttggaaattcttttttttaaaaaaaaaaaaaaaaactttgacatTCCACTAACCTAACCacttcatacattaaaaaaaataaataaataaagctcaGTATTACTTCAGTTAAGATATTATGAGTGTCTTAATTGATTGAGACCAAACTATAGAAATGTCTTTTATATTTCCTTcaaaattcaggaaaaaaaaaaaaaaaaaacccttgacATACCACTAACGTAACTACGTCTATAACTATTTAAGACATCCatgatatctatttcttattgataACCATAAAAATTATAGCAAGCAAGGgaacatacaaagtaataaaaaataaatgaaggaagaaaaaaagaagtgaaatcAAACGTCAATTCGATTTCTGGGAAGTTTGCATGATCATCCAATAAGAAGagtatcaattttttcaaatgaacGATTTGAAGACCTAATGATTCTAACAACTAAAAGCAGAAATCGAATAGAggacattaaaaactttaccatgcaataaaatcaactattacattcacttaattaaatcaataatacaaaattaaatataataatacaaaatttaaacttaaatgaATCAAACTCTGACTTAGGAAATTATATTTCCTATCATAACTAAAATGAAATGTTTTCCAATGATAatagaaattacataagaaataaaattgaaaaatctaatgAACAGTTCTACCTCTCATTTAATATCAATGTTATGCAATTCATCAACCAATAAATATATGTTAATGGTAAGAAACCTTATAGATAAGATCGttgaaaaaatatgataaaactaattattaaaaaaaaaaaaaaaactctttacaaagtttagggatcaaaataacattttacctaaaaaattatcacacgGAATGCGTGGGTCTGCGACTAGTCAAAATAATAACATGTACACAAAACTTCATTCAAATAGCCATATAGTCTTTTTGCACCAAAAAGAGGTAGTTTATAACACTCCAAAGAGAAATGTATCACACAAATAAAATGTAGTAGTACTGCTACAGCTACTAGTtactacaacattttttttttttttttttggttttggttttggtttttgtttgtttgtttgttttttcaaacatggcaaaacaagaaaatagagaaacaatAGCATAATAAACAACAAATGGATGAACTATGAGTTCCGTGACCATGGGGATGACAACCCTCTAAGCACATGATTTCAGGAGAAAGAAACATGATCCCAAGTACCACAAACTACAATTACAAGCCACATTCCCGCTGCTACATATTTAGGATGATCTCCATCTTTAGAATTCTCAACCTTGCATTATAGAAAACAACATATTGACGAAAAAGTATCAATCATTATAACCATTGACTTCAAAGTATCATCAAGTAAAAATATTATCCTTTTGAGtataatgatattatttttgtgtgtgctTACAAAGTGCAAAGGGACACAATAATATGTATGATTGAGACATACTAGTGCAATTTACTAGGATTCTACTGTTCCTAAAAATTGGCAATGTTCACATAATTCTATTATATTTCTATTATGATAATTATCTAGTGGGAGAGGGAAAAGGTTGCTCTTGTTCATGCATTAATGCATTAAAAAGATTGAAGTTAATAGTGTGGAAAAGTAGGAGATTTGTTGAATAATAAACTTACCCTTTCTCAAAAGAACTGTGTCATGGTGATATTATAGATTGCCCTCCCAGAGCCAATGTATGGTGGTATTCAAGTCAGCCTTCCAATGCCATTCATCTTCTTGTGTTGCTTGTACTTTTTAGCTTTGGTGTCCCTAAAGCTCCATGAGAGAAAATCTTCATCTTAGGGCACTGCCTCACAATTACTTCTTCCAATGAAGGGAGCTCGAAGGAATAACTTCCGAAGCAAAAGCTTGCAAGTTTTGGCAAAGAATCAAGTTTTAAGTATGTCAACTGGGTGAAAGTAATCACCTCACTCTCTTCACCTCCCTCCCCTACTACAACTTTTGTTATCCTTTCACATTCACTTACACTCATTTTCTTGAGTTGTACCAGACTTTTGGCTGTTGAGAATGTAATTAGATTAATCAATCCTTGACATTTCAATATTTccaaatttgttaaattttggaAAGATATCGAAGATggcactaaaattttcaatttgccACATTGTGAAACTTTCAAATTTTCCAGATTATGCAAAATTAGGCTTGGTTGAGTGTCTTCTTTCCACAAACATGTCAGCAATGGTTGATTTAACAGCTCTAATTCTCTTAGTTGTGGGAGTATCCTATCATGTTTTTCCTCATCAAAAAGTTCTTCATATGGGAATATTTCTTCCTGAGAACTACCTGTCAAAACAAGTTTCTCTATGTTGTGTAATCTTTTAAGAAAACCAGACCAATTAGAAATAGCTAGATAGCCAATCACCGAAAGGACTTTAAGCTTGGAAAAGCACACTTCTTCCAAAAAATGGGCTAGTTCTATCTCCTTCATGTTGTGATTTCGACCCAATCTCAAATCCTCCAAGTTGGGAAATGCACCctataaaaattcaaatcaatcaagaaaagaaaataggatTCATTAATGAAATGGAAGTCTCTACAATTAATGATTGGAACATGGTATCATCTTATTACCAGAACATATATAGatgaaatatttattaaaaaaaaatcaaagaaagtaAAGATTAAAGaacaatatatttaattaatactattgaataatataaaatgcCATACAAAAAATGATGCAGCATGAGCATATGCAAGATGGTGTAAGAGTCATTTATAAGAAgagcattttcaaaaaaactcatttaccTGTTttgtcaatcaatttttttaagttgtcACTATTTGACACCTGTGGTACACCAATATTTCTAGACACGCggacccaaaaaataaaaaaacagacGGACATATATTTGGATGCAAGTATAAATATTTATGAGCATTACCGTGGATCcccatttgaaattttatttttatttttattttttgtgtgggaGATGATTACCACTCCAAACATGGTTATAATTTCTCGTAAACCTATATATTTTAAGAGTAGTTAAATTAGCCTCTCACCTCTTGAACCAAGAAAAGGGGTTGTTGAATGGAGGGCTCAACTAGGATCTGTTCAACTGTTtcttgaaagctcgaaaatttTGTAGCAAATCTCTCAATTTGATCACATCCAGTCATCTCCAATTGTTTCAACAATGGCCATTCTGAAATATGCACCCCCCGGAAAAACCACTTAAGTTTTGGCATTTTACGAAGTAGCAGGAGAGTCACTTTAGGGAAAACAAATCTTGCTGCAGCTTCTGCAACATCTTCACGTGAAACAATTTCCTCCACTCCACAATTTTCTATCTGAAGATCCTCCAACTGCATGAGACATCTAGCCACAGATGCTgggaacaaaattttcaaactttcaCATTCCAAAACACTTATTTTTCGTAGATTTTGAAAGCTGAAAATTCCTTGGGGGTCCTTATTCCAGACATGCTTCATCTTCGGCAGACGTCGcaatttcaatattttcaatGGAATAGCTGTCACAGCATGTGTTTCTCTAACATCATGCCTTTGAAGTTCAAATACTTCTTGTAGTGAACCACAATTAGTTACGTAAATTCCCTCTAGGCTTTGGAATCTTGTCAGTATATTAGATTTAAAGATATCCACAAGATTTTCGCAATCTTTGACAAATAGAGATTGAAGCTTGAAAAAAGAATCTTCAGCTAATATATCGTGCCATATGATTTTCAAGTTCTCCATGTTCAGGATTATCAATGTTTCCAAACTAGGAAACCCAACCTGCAAGTCCATCATGTGTGTAAATGACATACCTAATCACAATAACTCGCATAatagaaaataagataataaaaataggCCACATGGCTGTCAAGTTGGAAGCCCAGTGgaatgaaaattaatttttttactaatagtCAACATTTTCCATCCATTACTTAACTGCAGAGACCATTTTGATacaatatcaaaaaattaaagactaAACTGACACATTTGAAATGTTAAAGACTCAACTGACATAATACTATTTGTTCTATAAGCTTTTATATTACTTAACTGCAGAGACCATTTTGATACAATATCAAAAGATTAAAGACTAAACTGACACATTTGAAATGTTAAAGACTCAACTGACATAACATTATTTGTGCTATAAGCTTTTATTacaataagattttattaaaacaagatggctatacaaaaacaaattttttatcataaaaatatacataaattaatcaaattattagaaaaaaaaatgtaattaaatgcatattaaatttcaaatttgggaCCAGTTTTTTTTAGAGGGATAGCTATAATTTATGTTATACCATTAGTCTCTTACCTTTTCAACCAAGAAAAGTGGTTGTTGAATGGATGCCTCTAGTTGACTCTGTTCATTTGGTTCTTGAATTCTAATGTTCTTTGAAgcaaatatttgaatttcattaGATCTAGATACCTCCAAGGTTTTCAATAATGGCCATTCTGAAGTATGCACCCCTCGGTAAAACCACTTGAGTTTTTGCAACATTCGAAGCTTCAAGAGAGTCAATTTAGGGAACACAAATCTCACATCTTCCTTTGCACTTTCTTCCTGTTCAATAACTTCCTCAATCCCACATTTGCATATTCGAAGATTGACCAATTGCTGGAGTGATCTGGCCACTGAGGTTGGAAACAAATTCTTCAAACTCTCACACTCCACAACTTCTACTTCTTGTAGATTTTGTAAGAAGAAAGTTCCCTGGGGGTCCTTATTCCATACACGCTTCAAGTTCGGTAGACGACGTATAAGTAATTTTTTCAACTGAGTGTGTGCACGTGTTTCGATAACTTCTTGCCCTTGTAGTTCAAACATTTCTTCTAGCGAACCACAATCATCTACTACAAGGGACTCCAAGCTCTGGAATCTTGGCAGCATATTAACTTGGAAGATTTTCATAAGATTTTCACAGAATTGAACCGTCATGGACTGAAGCTTCGTAAAAGAGCCAGGGGTGAATTTATCATGCCATATAATTTTCAGGTTAGACATATGAGAAATTGTCAatgaatccaaattggggaatgCAACCTGCAAGATCCATACCGTGAGTTCTTGATATAGGAAACAATCACAAACGTAATGCAAGACAAGatataaactaaataaagatGCTAATGAATTCTATGTTTAGATGGAAAAcgtatttattattttgcatACAAATGTTTGTGAATATGGTCCCAACATGTTAAAGGAATTCTATctagttgaaaagaaaattaaagagtgataaaaaattgtcatgaaTCCTATAAAGCAAAACTCTCAATAAAGGAAGTATCTATAAAATATGAGGTGAATTTATGCTTGGAAATTAGATGAAAGGTGGAGTCATTTATAAGAAAACCATTTTATACAGACATGTTATATATTAAGCAGCacttatgaatttaattttatgtttacCAAGAttgccaaaattttaaattttataatgatGCATATAGAAGCttaattatgagattttgttGATATTTGTAAATTTGATAATCTTTTGGATGGACAAATAATGTCAATAAGTTATCAATtacaagttttttgttttttgttttttttttttttttggatggacAAATAATGCATATAGAAAGCGTATTGGTTCATGAGCTTGactaaaaaatctcaaatttggAACAGGTTCTCCAAGAGAGATCAGCtataatatatcatatcatcaacacGTGTTAAATTGAGGAATGCAATCTGCAGGGTCCATCCCACGTGTTGATAATGATGGCATAGGTAATTTTCATTAACGTAATGCAacacaaatataaacaaataaagatgCCAAAGAATTATAtgtttagataaaaaaaaaaatgtatttatggTTTTGCGAGCAAAGGTTTGTGAATATGTTCCTAACATATTACAGCAATATATCAGGATGAAAAATTGTTAGGGTTATATCTTCTatgtattggttttttttaaaaaaaaaaaaaattaaatgcacttgtaattaggtagatctaagatAGGTTGAAAGTATCAATAAGTGTGTTGAACAAACTTCACAAGTGGTActattaaagacatgaaaattgaACCAAGAAAtaagaaacaagtaaaaaaaagatgaaacaGTGAACCTCGACACAAGCTTGACACTAGCATTTGTCAAGACTTAATGAGTAATTCTCGACACTAAGCTCAATACCGATCGATCTATCAAGCTTCGCAGATCCAGAATTCTTATATTAGAATTTTGGCTTATGATGACTTGGATTGCTAGGGTTTCGTTCACTAAACCTCTAGATCATATAAAAGCTTTATTTTAAAGTCATCAAACACACAAAGACTCAATTTAGAGAACTTATACACTTTTGTGAGAAGCTACTATGTTTTTGTgtaccttagggttttgtaaccaagtgtttCTAGATTTTCAACGTGCTTTGAAGTAAAGAACTTTGTATCCAACAACAATCAATTAGTTGCTGAGAAGTCAGACACGTACTGAGATTCGTGAAAAGGAAGAAAtctctacaagatcaagtccaattggggattggagtaaaggttcaactgtagattggtattttgggatagtcCAGGGTAGTGTAAGATTCCTTAtatttgtaaccgcttgattttttattagtggattcttgggagtagtGACCTAAAATTCACCCAGTGGTATTTTTGCCTTACGAGAGTTTTTCCCCATTCAATAACAAATCATTGTgccaatttaatttccgctccACTTTAgattttttggtgatttgtgtGCCTTTAtgatttgcatataatttgacctaattaatcaacttgggtaattgaattaattaactggggtcaatctataacccaactaaaacaaaaaagaagacttTAACATAGATTAAATATTTAAGAACAATGTAATGAATCCTATAAACAATACTAAGTATGTTAGATCCATATTTTTAGGTTGgcaatcataaataattttgaaagttaGAATTTATATTGTCTCTTAAGTTGGCCTTCAATGTTAgttattgaaccaaaaaaaattaaggttcaAATAGTAG
The Quercus lobata isolate SW786 chromosome 10, ValleyOak3.0 Primary Assembly, whole genome shotgun sequence DNA segment above includes these coding regions:
- the LOC115965239 gene encoding uncharacterized protein LOC115965239; its protein translation is MVSPCLSPSMPQIFFIDFQYLTFTHLDLAFSVHQLCQFMHHPTSTHSEAAKHVLRYVKETLHHGIDFSPGSLTLSTFIDVDRTGDPCDRRSTTGLLVAFPNLDSLTISHMSNLKIIWHDKFTPGSFTKLQSMTVQFCENLMKIFQVNMLPRFQSLESLVVDDCGSLEEMFELQGQEVIETRAHTQLKKLLIRRLPNLKRVWNKDPQGTFFLQNLQEVEVVECESLKNLFPTSVARSLQQLVNLRICKCGIEEVIEQEESAKEDVRFVFPKLTLLKLRMLQKLKWFYRGVHTSEWPLLKTLEVSRSNEIQIFASKNIRIQEPNEQSQLEASIQQPLFLVEKVRD